The Haliaeetus albicilla chromosome 27, bHalAlb1.1, whole genome shotgun sequence genome segment ATATGTCTcctgagctctgccagctcaTCACCTCTGTAcactaaaaaaagcaaaagctaatACCGAAGCACAAGGGCTCCCTGACTCTGAGCAGGACGAAGGCTATTTCTTTGTCTACTTATGCCTCTGCTTTCCCTAGCAGATTATCCATAAGTCCCAAGGAGTGTGAGGACTCTTTCCAATAGCCAtgccctcctccaagctgttTTTGAGCAGTGCATGGGGTGAGCAGAGCTCTCTGAAGTAACGCTATGCTTCCTCTACAGAGCCTTCAGTAAAATCACCACCAACAACCCACTTGAATCTCTCCTCTGTGGGTCAAACTACTACAGCCAAATCCTCTTCCATCACTACAACACCGCTAGCATTGACTGTGCAAGGTAAGTATGGAAAACTCAAATTTTTGCTCAGGCAGGACCTGTTCATGCATCCCTCCTTATCCAAGCAAAACTGGGGGGCATCAGAAAGACTGGGCTAGTCCATGCCCTGCTACTTACTCAGTAGCAGCAACTTTTGAATCTCTTTGAGTCTTTGCTAAAAGAGCAGCTCATTCCAGCTCCTCAGAAGCACAGGGCTGGACACAACCATGACCTAGATGTGGCATCTGCACAGCAAGCCCATATCAGAAAAGCCAGTTCATGCTTTACCAGGTAATGGTTTGTGGAGGAGCTATAGGCACCACAGCCTCCCCAGCAGACCTCTCCCAAGCTCACCTCTCCTGTACACTCTCTAATTAACTGCACAGCTTGCTAGTTGGACATCTTGATGTTTGTTTGGAGGGGAAGTCTCATGCAAAGTTTTTTACCCCATGGAAACCCCACAGCTCTCCATAGCACAGTTAGTAGCAGCGTCAAGAGTTAATTCTCCTTTCCCTTGTTTTCTTTATCCAGATGAAAAGTCCAGTGGAAGCAGAAGCACAGCAGCTTCACCACCTCAAGGTACTTTGTCCTTTTATAGAGTAACAATGAGTTTAGATAATTTCATGGCAATTAGCTTACTTGGTTCACATGGTGCAGGTTATCTAACcactggtgtcctggtttcagctgggatagagttaattttttttctagtagctggtatagtgttatggtttggattcagtatgagaagaatgttgatagcaacagctgaaaacatcactgtgttaAGTcatgtttatactaagtcaagaatttttgagcttctcatgcccagccagcaagaaggctggaggggcacaagaagttgggaggggacacagccagggcagctgacccaaagtggccgaaggggtattccataccatgtgacatcatgtccagtatatacactggggggagttggccagggggtgggatcgctgctcgggaactaactggccatcggtcagtgagtggtgagcaattgcattgtgcatcacttggtttgtatattccattcttttattattattattattgtcattttattattatcataatcattattattattttcttcctttctgtcctattaaactgttcttatctcaactcatgagttttacttttttttcctgattctctcccccaccccactgggtgggagagaagtgagcgagcagctgcatagtgcttagctgctggctggggttaaaccacaacaactaGTCTTCATCTTGGGGGTTGAGCTATCAGTAACACCAAAAATCATGTCTGGTAACCTTACAAGCAGTGATGAAACACAGGACCAAATGCACTTAACATCCTCTGCCTGGGATGAACTTGAACGGTTGAAAGACTGATCTATGTTTAGGAAAAGGGAGCCCTTTaacatcctttaaaaaaattttttttggcttttgacAGTTTGCTTAGCTCAGCCTGTAAGCAAAAATTGGAGAATTCAGTAAGAGTTTTATCAGAATAAGGGCAGAATCCAAGAGAGTTGGAAGACTGAAATCTGAGAACTGAGCTGATTCCCCACTAAAGATTCAGCCTCAAAAATCTATAATGGTCAAGACAGAAACTGCTCTGCCTCTCCAAGTACCTCTCAGATCTTCTCGAATGCAAGCAAAGTTAAAAACCCgtgctcagctctgcctgcacagATGTCCAGCCAGCATGCCTGTGCCCAGCTAAGCCAAGAGCCTTTTGCATCAGAGCAGATTGCTATTAATTATAACCCTGCTTTATATCTGAAAAGCTCCATACATCTTTGACTACAGAAATGTTGCTGATGCTTCCAAAAGGAAAGTCTCCTGTTGTGTGAGACCCAACATTTCCCAGGGATAGGGTATCCATGCCAGGCTCAGCAAACCACAGCTTCTGCCCACCGCCTGTGGCTAGAACAATTTCAGAATGAAACAAAGGGTTTGATGACTGGTGGAAAAAATTGCACAGCAGTAGTCCTGCTTCTCAGGTGTGGTTACCCATTTCTGAACCAGTTAGATTTGTTATTTCAGActgtttcccctttttcttctgacttttgGCAAAATTACATTCCAAAACAGGgatgttttctgcaaaacagaaacCCCAGTTTCAGCTGCACGCCCTGCGGTCCACTGCAGAGTGCCAGGAGCTGTTTCACACTTCTCCAGGCAGCACATACTTTTGGCCCACACTGCTATTGGGAAggtggggatgggaagggaggaaagaagatcTTACTTGACCTACAGATGATCTTCTGAAGCTCTAAAGTATCACTTTTAGTCTCCCAACAGGGCCTGTAGCTCTTCACTAAGGTCAATGCAGATAATCTGGACGTTCAACACACGTCCAGGAGGCagcaaaggggtttttttctctgtacaaGTGAAACCCACAGGCTAGCTTTAAATTTGCTTGCACGGGCATTGGAAGTAGCTGTCACAAACCAAACAGCTTCATATAAGCCAGTTCATCCCACTGAGAACTGGAGTCCTTGCTCAAACAAACCTCTACACTCCCACAGCTAGACTACATATGGTGTGCAAGTTAGCCCAACTCAAACTAGCTTAATTACTTCTAGATAACCCAGGACAGCATACCCACTAATTCCAACTCCAAGGACAAGCCAAACAGTCAATCCACACCCATATTCTGCAGAATTTCTCCCCCTAAGCagttttttttttgaagtctcAACATTTACGAGCAATAGCAAATCTATAACCTTCCCATTTCACTCTTCCGGTATTCAATTGCTGTATCTGCCCAAAAACTGCATCTGGGACTGCAGAACCTGAACAGTTTATACAAGGGTATTTGAATTTTGGTTTCCCAAGTTTCTATTTGGACATGGAAAATAGTACAAAGTATGTTTGGTGGGAAGGTTTTAGCCCAAGTAAGAATTCCATGTTTCCCCAGATATCACCAGCATTATTGTGAAGCCATTCTCCTCTCCAGCATGCCCATTAATTCTTTTGGTTATTAGATGACACTAAAAGACAAAACTTACATTCTGTGTTTCTCTATGCAGGTCACGAGCCCAAGAGAAGCAAGAATACCACAGCATCAGCAACTCAAggtgctttctcctttctcatgcAAAGAGATGGTTATCTCAAGATGCTTTACAGCCCTTTTCACAGCCAATAGCAAGGCCATCATACTGCTGTCTTCAAGGCAGCACGGTGAATGGACAACGAGTACCTGAGAGATGCTAGCCATCCCATCTAGCCCTTGAAAAACCTGTTAAACACTTCGGGGAAACTTGTTGAGCCTGGGAACAGTGGTTGTGAGTCACAGCAGGAAAGGTGCCACTATGGCAAAAGCTTGTAAAATGGGGGAGAAAGGATAAGCCTCGCCCTCAAACACACTGCCAGATCAGTCCTTCACCTGCCACGCTCAGTTTTGTCACTAGGGCCCCAGCAGAAAACCCTATGGGTCTTCTCAGACTGTTGATAAAATGGGCCACGCCAAGGCAATCTGATTCCCACATAGGTCTTGGACACTTGGCTGTTAACATTGATGGGGGTGGCCAGGATCCAACGTTATTCTCTTCAATAAAGTGCAAGTGCAAGTTAGGTCCTCTAGCATTACTAGGAATCCTCTTCCCAACTTTGGAAGAAAGACTTTTATATAAAGCTACCTTCTTCCCCTCTTGTAGGCACCTCAAAGCCAGTCACCCCAACACCGAAGCCCTCTGACTACTTGCCTGTGCCCACTCCAACAGATGATAAATCACCACTGACGGTGGCAGCTTTTGGTAAGGTCTTGTGCAAcctggggagaggaaggggatCTCTTTTGCCAGGCCACACTGTTTTGGACACCCAGCTTCAAAGACTTCTTCCCTGGAGATGGCTCcacagttttcttcttcagcatgCCTGATCCTGGAGTTTTCAGAGTGCAAGGAAAAACCCTTGAGAAAAAGACTCATCACCAGCAGGCAATAAAGCACCTAACAGATACTCCCAGCCATGCCCAGTATACAAGGGACAGACAATTTGAAAGTCCATCATGGCTACACCTGAGCTTGGGCTCTTGCTCCCAGCACCAGTGTTTGCCCCAGCTCCATGTCAGGACAAGACCTGGGCACAAATGATCCCATGCTATGCCTTTGTTTCCCTGATAATGTCTAGAATAAGCTACCCGCCTGGAAGCttagacatttttttttcccctgcaaaccTGTTAGGACTGCATTCCCACCCTGCCTTACTGCTCTCCCCTGTTACACTTGCACCCTGACTGGCAGGAAGCAGCTGAGTCCTCTGCATCCTTCAGACTGTGGAAGGATGGAGCAAGAGATGCCATACCTTAACCTGGCAATAGATTTGAAAATAGGCACAGGGTAGATTTAGACACCCACTCTGCCTTGGGCTATACTGTCCCCCTCCTCCATGaagacaagcaaaaaaaaccagttcGCTCATTCTTATCACACTGTAGGAAACAGTGttatttcagaagcatttttaaaagtcaagtGTTAATTTCATAAGTATCATTTGTTTACAACCTCCAAGGGAAGCCACAAGAAGTCCTGAAGCAATCTTTCAGGACAAGATTCCCGTGCAAAGAATAGTTTGATTTATTGAGGCCTGATGTCAGAATCAAATCTGCACTTGGCCACTGGTTTATGAGACAGATAACATTGTTCACACACTTTAGCTTGTCTCTCCCCATTACATTAGACATTTATCTGACTTTATGCACTTTTAGGGTAAGATTTACCAACTGTAGTAAGGACATACTGACTTCAATCAATCCCCAGTGTAATCAGCTGACTTCTGCCCTCCTGGCACTGCCTTACCAATTAAGTATTCATCAGAAGACCTTTAAGGCTAAAACACAACAGTATAAAGCCATTTGCTCTAGTGACTATTTACTTCTCTGCCTATCACGTGCCATgctcattttaatgaaaatacagatttcctAGCCAAGTTTTGATGACAAAGTCTCTCCACTACCTCAGAAGCCGAGGAGGACAGGCACATTGTTATATCAATTGCAGACAGTTCTTTCCTCCATCCCCAGGTGTCATCAGCTTCATAGTTATCCTGATAGTGGTTGTGATCATTCTGGTCAGCGCGGTCAGCCTGAGATTCAAGTGTAACCACTCAAAGGACTCAGAAGGTATTTGCCTGGGGTGATCTGTCTTTCCCTAATCAAAAAAATCATCAGTTTCTACCTGGATCTGGCAATTCCTAAAAGacacttttaaaaagcttaGACAGTGGGGAGGTTTTGAAGCCAAACTAGAACGCAGACTCAGCAGTTAGGAATGTAGCATGACCACCTCTTTAGAGCCCCCATCTACACAGGGAAATAGTCTCAAGTTTGCTGCAGTTAAATGTGCAGATTTCCAAAGGTGGGCAGCTCTTCCAGAAGTCATGGAGTTTGACACTCCTTTTCCCCCAAGAACCCCATTTCCCACTAAGCAGTGCCCACTAGAGGGCAAGGCTGCTCTACAGCAAGGCAGGTAACTGCCAAAAAACCAAAGGATGCTAGTGACTAAACAGGCAGCAAAGCATTCAGTCCTGCCTGTATGTCACGTTAGTTGAAGAATTTTCTCTAATCAACTCTCAAGTATCGCCCGTGGTGTCTCTAATCTCATTTGGATTTCATTTATAACCCTGTACAACGTATTTCTGAATATAGTTGACTTATTTTATTGCTTGGCTGTGATGTTTTCTCACCTGTACATCACCAACTGCCTTTCTCCCTCCAGACAAACAGAAACCAGGGACCTCCATGGTATCAGAGAGGTAAGGCTGCTCACACTATTCACATCCTATTGAAAAtgacaattttatttcagaactaATTTTAGCAAGGAAAAGAGGCTGCTTTGGTTATTTCAGGTGGAAGCATTTCAAGATGTCTTTGAGACaggtaaaaaaacaaaatgagcaCTGATAGAACCTCTTCCTGATGGAGTCAAAGGTAGCAGTTCAATATTTAGGGGCCTCATTTCAAAGCTGCACTGATATCTGTGAAGACTCATCACCTTCCAAAAGCAGTTTGCTTGTCTGTCTTTGCCTAGATCCAGACTTGAGGTCTAAACTTGGGCTTCTGAATCTCAGAGCAGCCTCAGTGAGATGAGATCAGGTCCCCAGAAATATCTTCCAAGAAACCTATTACCATTATCTAGCAAGAGCAGGATAAGGAGGGCCCAGTCCAGAGACCTTTGGAAGAGAAGTACCAAGTGGAGGATGGTCCATCCGAACCCCACGGTCCATCGCTGCTGCCCAAGAAGAGAGGCTGCATGTGGGAAAGCTGCAGGAAACAAGAGCTAGAAGGGAACAAAACACGTTGCTCCTACTTTTTTCATCTGATAGTTTCCTACTGAAGTAATAAACCCTGCTTTGGAAACAGGCAAGGTACACAGGAAGCAATGTCCCTAAGTATTTAGGTGTCAAATTTGAATCAGCATCAATGGTTCCCAAATACCCTTAATGAGCATGATCTAAGTGATCTGCAGCCACTGAGGCAGGACATATCAGTGCAGAGGACTGTGCCCCCTGAAGGCACCCTAATCCTCAAGGTCATCCAGTCTCCACTGGCACTAAATGCATATCCCAGCCCTCAGGGTAGGGAGAAAGGGGAATTTCACCTTCCTAACACTTGTAACTCTCACTCTTAAGAGAGACCCTGACAATACGTGAGCAGCAGCATCAGATGTAAAAATATCCAGGGCTCCCTTTGAATGACAAATAAACTTAAGGGCATAGGACAGAGGGACACGgtaatgtttccttttgttccaGTTCTGGTAATGGCTGCAGGGCTAGAAGGTAATTCCATCACTGAGAACCAGATCCAAACTGCTCCTTGATTCTGCCTACAAGTAGTGACACAGGTGACAATGGTGCTTTCTATCGCGCAAACCAGCACCGCATCCGAATTTGTCTGAACACACTGCATGTTTCACCAGAGACCTCCAAACCTGTGTTCAGACAGGTGATGGGGAATTTAGCACTAAGGATGGGCCTGAATCAGGACAGCAGCTCAAAGGACAGCACAAGTCAACCCTGGTCTTGCGTACTAGCCAGCCTCAGCCTTGGCTGTTTGCCTCCAGTTGTGTAAAAAGAAACTTCCCTCTCCCATTTTCCAGAGTAGTTAATACTGCCTTCTCTTCTTGACAGCTGCTCAGCAGGCACAAGCCAGAAGGACAACAGCATCACTCTGATCTCCATGAAGAACATCAACATGAACAACAGCATGAGTTACCCGCTGTCAGAAAAGGTTTCCCTTTTAAGCCTTGCTTTTTAAAGAGTTAGCTGGGGATTATTTCTCTTGCTGGATAAGAGCATACCTTTGAggtatttctttgctttcttattcCTTCAGAAAGATAATAAAAACCAGCTGCCATCAAACTCCTAAAGGTCCAAACTGGTTCCAGTGAGCCTGGCAAAAAGTTTGGGTGCCTATCTCAGGTTTAACCAAGCTGCCTGAACTCAAGTTGTCAAGTATACCTCATGTATATATGTGCCATCACCTAGGGCCAGACATCAAAGCTGGAGTGGTTTGTCATTAAATGAAGAGGTAAATAAGCTAGCCTTGAGAAATCAAGGTCTCGCCCTCTAGTCCAAGCTTACCCACTCCTGCTCCACAGGTGATGTTGAAGCACATTCCTCTCAGTGCTCTCAGGTCCATTCAACATGAGTAATTCACatcattttcagtcattttaaaGCTGGGACTGAGTTTGAGAGAACGCATTGCTTAACTCATTTTGCCAGCCCAAACAGGCTGCTGATGCACCACGTTTTGTTCCTTTTGCAGGTGCTATGAAGTCAAGGGCCCAGAACTTGAAGCTGACACATGACAACCAGCAGTGACTTTgtaggttctttttttttttttttttcctttggggaaaGAGCAAGGGTGGACTTTATGTATAAATTATTATGTCCTTTCTGATCAATACATTTATAGTAGCATCCCACATAGCTTCGCCACTTGGGGTCTAAGGGCTTTCTCCAGTTACAGCCTGCCATGCTCAATGGTTGATATCTAACTCTATTTTTATATGCCTTCAAACATTCAGATTATTCCAGCAGCAAGAAGCACCAAGGCACCATCTACTTCGCTAATAAACTGCTGCCTTAGATTAATGGCCTTTATAGTCTGTTCCAGCCAGTCACAGGCTCATTAATCAGTATAGCCCCACGTTGAGTCAAACCCGTGCATTACAAAAGCATGATCTGAAGCTGAAGGCCTAAGGGGACTTAAATGGCCAAGTGCTAGGTCAAGTCCCAGCACAACTGCTCCACACCCCTTATCCTTGGTTCCCTCATTGTCCCCACTGTGGTGGGGATGATCAGATCCACCTACCTCACAGGGTTGTTGTGAGGTTATGTTAATCACTGTCTGTAAAGCATTTGGAGAGCCATGAATTAAAGGTGCTGCTGAAATGCAAATTGccatcttaaatattttattattaataatggCTCTTCAGGCAGGCAGATCGCTATCTTCCCCCAGGTCCAACATGCTCAAAGACTCACCTAGAGTGTAAATAACAAGGTCTCTGCATAGACAGGGTTTTATATGAATGTAAAAAGGAGCGGCCACAAACAAAATGCTGATCTACTTCAGCTCCTGAAGTTTGGTAGCCCGAGTTTGCTGGGAGAACTTCCATCTTGTGCATCACCACTTTCCCAGAGCTTTCTGATAGACCAGAAAAGCAGCATCCCCTTCCACAGATCAGTCAGAGCACCCACATTACCACAGCACCAAGAACCACCAGTGCACCCCCAAGTCACCACGATAACGAGAACAGTCCTCCGTTAGGCTCCACAGTGCAACAGCTCATGTTTGGAGCCAGCTGGTTCACAACCCAAGCTGGCTCAGACCCAGCTGCCAGTCACTTACTGCCTACAGCAAAATACTTATCCGTGTAAGCCAAGCAACCGAGGATGATAGAGATGTCAATATCCAGCCTCCACATGACTATAAGAGAAATGATGCGCTGTTGGGCATTTCTGGAGGTCTCAGCTGCCTTACTCAGCAGCATAACATACTAAAGCACTAACTCTGCAACTACCTTTGCCTCTGCCCATCTTCACTGTGACTCCTGCTTGCAAGCTTCACCAGCTCCACAGTCAACACAGACCTCCAGCGTACCTCATCTACCCGGCAGCAGTATGCCGAGATACTACCTTCTCCCAACATGAGCATCAATATCCATCGAGCCTGAAGGTAAACTGTGAcgttaaggaaaaaaagatctaGCCGAGCACTCAAAATAGGTATTGCTGCACACATCCACCTGCACAGTTCGATGAAACATAATAATTTAGCCTGATTTAACTTTACAGGATGGATAAGCGATGTTTACTGGAACATGCAGTGCTGGAGGCAGCTGTGCTTTGCAGCTGGCAACGAAGTgttcagcaaaataaatgcaatgttTTCACAACTCCTGCTAAGATCCAACACACTTTCTATCTTTAACCAGGTAGTTTAACaaggtattttttaataaataaagcttttctgGTAAAATTCCTGAAAAGTAAAGTTACATCACTCTGCTCATCCAGCCTCCACCAGACTGGTGAGTTTGCGTAAGCACAAAATCCCAGGTGATTCCCAGCTACGGGGATCCAGACAGCTCAAGATCCTAGAGACCTGCAACTTGCTGCGCGAAGCCTCACAGGTATGTTTTTAGTCCCAGTAGGACAGTGCAAAGGCAGCTGGTAAGCACCTGTAATATCAAACACTTCAGTCACAGTCAAGCTTTAACTAATCTCCCCTCCACACCGACCTCTGAAAGATGGCCCCATGcttaattttccttcctttgagCTCATTCTTCCCATAGGCTCTTGAAGATCTTGACAAATCACCAGAACCCACTCCACTTTAAAACTGATCCACATCCAAAAGCAAAGTTCCAACTTCAACCTTGTTCAAAAGAAAgactgaataaaaaataaacagaagtgaTGTGACCCCCAGCTTCCAGTAGCTGCTGCTCATGTGAAAGGAGAGGTCTTCTCCAAGCTGCTGTGCTCCTGCAAAGCACACTGGTGGAAGATACTAACTCCCTCACACCAGGACTCGACACCCACAGATCATTAGCCCAGCTTTAATTGGCATGTGAGCTGAGGGGAAACAAGCAGCAGCATTAGCAATGCATGAATGCagctgtgtcatggtttaaccccagccagcaactaagcaccacgcagctactcactcacttcccacccacccagtgggatgggagagaaaatcgggaaaaaaagaagcaaaacccgcgggttgagataagaatggtttaatagaacagaaaagaagaaactaataatgataatgataacactaataaaatgacaacagcaataatgaaaggattggaatgtacaaatgatgcacagtgcaattgctcaccacccaccaacaGACatccagctagtccccaagcggcgattccccctccacttcccagttcctatactagatgggacgtcccatggtatggaataccctgttggccagtttgggtcagctgttctggctgtgtcctgtgccaacttcttgtgcccctccagctttctcgctggctgggcatgagaagctgaaaaatccttgacattagtctaaacactactgagcaacaactggaaacatcagcgtgttatcaacattcctcgcatactgaactcaaaacacagcactgtaccagctactaggaagacagttaactctatcccagctgaaaccaggacaaggtgGAAGGAGTTGCAGGACAAGCCATTGAGGGGGTTCTAACCAAAGGTTGGTCAGAAGGTGTGGGGCAGGTGATTCTCCAGGCCCCTTCCAGTCTCAACACAACAATTCAAGACCATCTCCCATAGCTCTGCCAACACAGCAGTACTGTTGTCCAAAAAGCGGATTTGTTTCCCCACATGCAATGAGCCAATAATCACACACTTGGGAAAGACATTATTCATTTCATATTTCCACAAAGATGGGTGCTAGGTGGTTAATTCCACTAAGCTAGCACACCACACCGAAGAAAAACgatgtatttattctgttacacGATTAGCAAAAACCCACGTAAGTTTACGTTCATTGGTTAGTAGTCACCATCTCATCTACTATTGGCCAGTTACATTTAAATTAGCCTTGCTTGCTATGCAGATTAGCACGCATGCTCCTTGCAGGTGGGGCGGGGGGCAAGTTCTTCCAGCCTGGAATGGAGTTGGAGGTCAccatctccccctgccacctttacCTCTCCCCCAGTTCACGCTTCTTCAGCAATCATCCGGCCTTCGGCACCTTCTGGAGCGGGATGCTTCCTTTTATTGGTCACATCCTGCGCTTCTTAGGTCCGATTATCCTTGTTATCTCAAGAGCGTTTCTCTTCTCCCTGACGGACCTCGAGCATTCTTGCCGAGTTGGCAGTGCACACGAAGCACCCTCAAAACATCAAGGCCTAACTGTTCCAGGGTGTCCTCGCTCTACGAATGCCGACTGCGCGCCTCTCCGATTACAGCCTTGCTCGTTAATTTGACAGGTACAAAACCCATCTTGCACGAAACAGGCGGACCGCTCTAAATCTCAGAGTTATTCCTCAGCGCTACGACCTAGCCATGTCACCCCCTGAAGCCATCGGCCCGCTGACCTCACCCGCTCCGGCTTGGGACGTGCCGTGACAGGGAGGCGAGCGGCTGAGGCTCGGCCCGCACCGGCCACCACCGCGGctcctgccgcccccccccgccacctgCTCCCCTCACGGCGCTGCCTATGACGTCACCGAGCCTCGCTACGACGCCACAGGGCCCCCCCGCAGTCGCTCgacaccccccagcccccttaagccccgcccccccgcggTGCCCGCTGGGTACTGTAGTCCGCTCGCCGctggggaggggcggggcgggctgcGGACTCCCGTACCCAGAGGCCCCCGCGCGGCCGCCGCTTCCGCGCACAACATGGCGGcgcgggcgggccggggcggcgggttGTGAGGGGCGCGGAGGGCGGGCTGCCCCGgggcccgccgcggccgccatGACCTACACGGCGGAGCAGCTGGACGGCGTGCGGCGGTGAGCGCGGCGCGGGGGCTCCGCcggaccggggccggggccgggggagagGAGCTGCGGAGGGAGCAGCGGGGGCCGCGGAGGGGGGCGATGGGTCCGGCGGGGCGGGCTGCGGCGGTGTCTGGGGGGACAGGCCGGTGCAGGTAACCTTGCGTGCGCTTCCAGGATAAAGCGGTGTCGGAACTACTACGAAATTCTGGGGGTGGAGAGGGACGCTAGCGAGGAGGACCTGAAGAAAGCCTACCGCAAACTGGCCCTGAAATTTCACCCGGACAAGAACCGCGCTCCCGGAGCAACGGAAGCTTTTAAAGGTGAGGTGGGGGCTGGCCCGGTCGCGAAAGTCGTACGGCAAGATGAAAACGAGGACAGACTGCCTCAGACTTACAGTCCTGCGCCTTATATAAAGGCATCATACGGGCCCATGTAGCCTGTCGTTTTTATAGACAGATAGGTGCATCTCCACAAAATCCCGCAGCTGGTCGGCAAGGCTTGCCTTTTAATCTTCAGAATACAGATTTCCGTTAGAAGCAAAGTGAAACGTATCCCAAATCTCATTCCTAGATACTGCTAAAGGTTCAGAGCAATGCTAGGAAATAGTACTGGCCACGCAGGGGAGCGTGGTGTTGTGTAATCAATAACTGCTCTGTGTTGtaaataaatttatatatgtatatatatgtgcaaGCATTTGAAATTTGATTCCAATATTCTGTATCTGGGCTTTTCAATACAATCTAAACAACGTTAGCCTCTAAACTCTTAcatcttctgccttttctgagCTGTGTTGCTGCTGTCTTTAACAGCACTGTAAGGCAGCGTGAGGA includes the following:
- the ECSCR gene encoding endothelial cell-specific chemotaxis regulator isoform X2 — encoded protein: MLAPSVHPLLWLFGCVLFRGTTTSTDSSVPAVTGQSQSTTHSPEVKDHTSEPSVKSPPTTHLNLSSVGQTTTAKSSSITTTPLALTVQDEKSSGSRSTAASPPQGHEPKRSKNTTASATQGTSKPVTPTPKPSDYLPVPTPTDDKSPLTVAAFDKQKPGTSMVSESCSAGTSQKDNSITLISMKNINMNNSMSYPLSEKVL
- the ECSCR gene encoding endothelial cell-specific chemotaxis regulator isoform X1, producing the protein MLAPSVHPLLWLFGCVLFRGTTTSTDSSVPAVTGQSQSTTHSPEVKDHTSEPSVKSPPTTHLNLSSVGQTTTAKSSSITTTPLALTVQDEKSSGSRSTAASPPQGHEPKRSKNTTASATQGTSKPVTPTPKPSDYLPVPTPTDDKSPLTVAAFGVISFIVILIVVVIILVSAVSLRFKCNHSKDSEDKQKPGTSMVSESCSAGTSQKDNSITLISMKNINMNNSMSYPLSEKVL